From the genome of Ectobacillus sp. JY-23, one region includes:
- a CDS encoding MetQ/NlpA family ABC transporter substrate-binding protein has translation MKKYMMIFWVFLVGILAACGGETTTKEAGTSKTIKIGATAGPYSDMVTKAIKPQLEKKGYKVEVVEFSDYIQPNKALAEGSIDANLFQHKIYMETFAKQNNMQLSEVIVVPTAPMGVYSKKFKSWKEVKDGSTIAIPNDPVNAARTLTMLQSEGIIKLNASVDPLKASEKDVTENKKSLKFQPIEAAQLPRAVESVDLAAVPGNFALAAKMNLLDAIQLEKMPDLYRNRVVVNTKDLEKAVAKDLKEAVESKEFDAIIDKEFKGFGKPEWMVNRK, from the coding sequence ATGAAAAAATATATGATGATATTTTGGGTATTCCTAGTAGGGATTTTAGCTGCATGTGGAGGAGAAACAACAACGAAAGAAGCAGGAACATCCAAAACGATAAAAATTGGTGCAACAGCGGGACCGTATAGTGATATGGTAACAAAAGCAATTAAACCGCAGCTTGAGAAAAAGGGTTACAAAGTGGAGGTTGTGGAGTTTAGTGACTATATTCAACCCAATAAAGCGTTGGCAGAAGGTAGTATTGATGCAAACTTATTTCAACACAAAATATATATGGAAACATTTGCGAAACAAAATAATATGCAGTTATCAGAAGTAATTGTTGTACCGACTGCACCAATGGGCGTATACTCAAAAAAATTTAAGTCATGGAAAGAAGTAAAGGATGGCAGTACCATCGCCATTCCTAATGATCCTGTTAATGCAGCACGTACATTAACGATGCTACAGAGTGAGGGAATTATTAAACTGAATGCGTCTGTAGATCCGTTAAAGGCATCTGAAAAAGATGTAACAGAAAACAAAAAGAGCTTAAAATTCCAACCGATTGAAGCTGCACAATTGCCAAGAGCTGTAGAAAGTGTTGATTTAGCAGCTGTTCCAGGCAACTTTGCATTGGCAGCTAAAATGAATTTATTGGATGCTATTCAATTGGAAAAAATGCCTGATTTATATCGCAATCGAGTGGTGGTTAATACGAAAGATTTAGAAAAAGCAGTTGCTAAGGATTTAAAAGAGGCTGTTGAGTCTAAAGAATTTGACGCAATCATTGATAAAGAGTTCAAAGGCTTTGGGAAACCGGAGTGGATGGTAAATCGTAAGTAG
- a CDS encoding methionine ABC transporter permease, which yields MPLDSLIEILPDLNKAFFQTLYMVSISLVVAIIVGLPLGVLLFVTDRGLFLENIPVKNVVGFVVNMVRSVPFIILLVALLPLTKLITGTTIGPTAASVSLSAAAIPFFARIVETALREIDKGVIEAAVAAGATPWMIIKDVLLPEARPGILQGVTLTTISLVAYSAMAGIVGGGGVGDLAIRFGYYRYDNAIMITTIIILICLVQIIQIGGDRLAKILDKR from the coding sequence ATGCCGCTTGATAGCTTAATAGAAATTTTACCAGATTTAAATAAAGCATTTTTCCAAACGTTGTATATGGTTAGCATTTCATTGGTTGTAGCCATCATTGTGGGATTGCCACTAGGCGTTTTGTTATTTGTGACAGATCGAGGCTTATTTTTAGAAAACATTCCTGTCAAAAATGTGGTAGGTTTTGTCGTTAATATGGTTCGATCAGTCCCCTTTATTATTTTGCTTGTAGCACTCTTGCCATTAACGAAGTTAATCACAGGAACGACAATTGGTCCGACAGCTGCTTCTGTTTCCTTGTCTGCTGCTGCCATTCCGTTTTTTGCTCGGATCGTAGAAACGGCATTGCGAGAGATTGATAAGGGTGTCATTGAGGCTGCTGTTGCTGCGGGGGCAACACCGTGGATGATTATTAAAGATGTGCTGCTACCGGAAGCGCGCCCTGGGATTTTACAGGGTGTGACACTAACAACTATCAGCTTGGTCGCATACTCCGCAATGGCAGGTATTGTTGGTGGTGGTGGTGTGGGTGATTTGGCTATTCGCTTTGGTTATTACCGCTATGATAATGCAATTATGATTACAACAATCATTATACTGATTTGCTTGGTACAAATTATTCAAATTGGTGGCGATCGTTTAGCGAAAATACTAGATAAGAGATAA
- a CDS encoding methionine ABC transporter ATP-binding protein: MIEIRNLTKEYQTKKGTVIGVDRVSLQIHSGEIFGIVGYSGAGKSSLLRCLNLLERPSAGQVLIDGVDLTALHKNQLRQARLKIGMIFQHFHLISSKTVYDNISFSLKAAGKSKQEIEKKVTELLHLVGLADKKDVYPAQLSGGQKQRVGIARALANDPSVLLCDEATSALDPKTTKSILRLLKDINRELGITIVLITHEMDVVKEICDRMAVMQDGKIIEEGSVYELFANPREELTQQFIDSVLQFEIPKRVLEHCKGTIIKIQFQGSIAEESVVSDVFQKFRVQGNILHGKIEYIQETPLGIFVMELIGDASEVRQAIAYITAKTKRLEVMYDAA, from the coding sequence GTGATTGAGATACGTAATCTTACAAAAGAGTATCAGACGAAAAAAGGAACTGTAATAGGAGTAGATCGTGTTTCTTTACAAATTCACAGCGGTGAAATTTTTGGCATTGTCGGTTATAGCGGCGCGGGAAAAAGCTCATTGCTGCGTTGTTTAAACCTGTTAGAACGCCCTAGTGCTGGACAGGTACTGATAGATGGAGTTGATTTAACAGCCCTACATAAAAACCAGTTGCGACAAGCACGGCTTAAAATAGGAATGATTTTTCAGCATTTTCATCTTATCAGCTCGAAAACGGTTTATGATAATATTTCGTTTTCTCTAAAGGCTGCAGGAAAAAGCAAACAAGAAATTGAGAAAAAAGTAACTGAATTGCTTCATTTGGTAGGCTTAGCAGATAAGAAGGACGTATATCCAGCACAGCTTAGCGGCGGTCAAAAGCAACGTGTGGGTATTGCAAGAGCGCTTGCTAATGATCCATCTGTTTTACTGTGTGATGAAGCTACATCAGCGCTTGATCCAAAAACAACCAAAAGTATTTTACGCCTACTAAAGGATATTAATCGTGAGTTAGGTATTACGATTGTTCTGATTACACATGAGATGGATGTTGTTAAAGAGATATGTGATCGAATGGCTGTGATGCAAGATGGAAAAATCATAGAAGAAGGGTCTGTATATGAATTATTTGCGAATCCGCGTGAAGAATTGACACAGCAATTCATTGACAGTGTATTACAGTTTGAGATACCAAAGCGAGTATTAGAACATTGCAAAGGCACCATCATTAAAATCCAATTTCAAGGCTCAATTGCAGAAGAATCGGTTGTATCAGATGTGTTTCAGAAGTTTCGTGTGCAAGGAAATATTTTGCACGGGAAAATTGAATATATACAAGAAACACCACTTGGTATTTTTGTGATGGAGTTAATTGGCGATGCTTCAGAAGTAAGGCAAGCAATTGCTTATATTACAGCTAAAACGAAGCGATTGGAGGTAATGTATGATGCCGCTTGA